In Cystobacter ferrugineus, the following proteins share a genomic window:
- the carB gene encoding carbamoyl-phosphate synthase large subunit, with amino-acid sequence MPKRNDIRKVLVIGSGPIVIGQASEFDYSGTQAIKALREEGVEVVLLNSNPATVMTDPEFAHRTYIEPITVEVAERILAQERPDSVLPTMGGQTALNLAKALAEQGILEKYGVRLIGASLEAINKAEDRQLFKAAMQKIGVALPRSGYATNMQEALALIDDIGFPTIIRPSFTLGGTGGGIAYNREEFESICRSGLKASPTSTILVEESVLGWKEYELEVVRDSADNVIIICSIENLDPMGVHTGDSITVAPAQTLTDREYQRLREASLRIIREIGVDTGGSNIQFGVNPRDGRIVVIEMNPRVSRSSALASKATGYPIAKVAAKLALGYTLDELRNDITRDTPASFEPTLDYVVVKIPRFNFEKFPHADRTLTTSMRAVGEVMAMGRTFREAYLKAMRSMETGHTGLEAPELPTDKDERRKVLRDYVRVARPERPRYVAQAFREGMSVEEVHELSAIDPWFLRHIQGLVQEAQAIQDIGKLDALPDDVLRAAKMDGFSDKYLAQLLGCTEAEVRARRHAKGIRPVYKRVDTCAAEFEAYTPYLYSTYEEEDEAPPTARQKVLILGSGPIRIGQGIEFDYCCVHAAFALREAGYETVMVNCNPETVSTDYDTSDRLYFEPLTIEDVLEVSQREKPVGAIVQFGGQTPLRLSVPLEKAGLPILGTSPDAIDRAEDRERFAQLIEKLGLSQPENGVARSHEEAYRVAQRIGYPVMVRPSYVLGGRAMEVVYDQQSLERYMREAVSASPEHPVLIDRFLKEAIEVDLDLVADRTGAVLVGGVLEHVEEAGVHSGDAACTLPPHSLSPDLVERMKDQAIALAKELGVVGLMNVQFAIQGKKIYVLEVNPRASRTVPFISKATGMPLAKIASLCMVGKTLAELGATREPEFRHVAVKESVFPFARFAGVDVILGPEMKSTGEVMGIAADFPSAFAKSQQAAGVKLPRSGKIFISVRNDDKPAVVDLARRLRALGFKLVTTGGTHEYLASKGIETEKVLKVAEGRPHIVDKIVDGEIVLVINTTFGKQEIADSFSIRREALMHSVPYFTTVQAARMAVGAMESLIHTEQSVKPLQDYLGANAK; translated from the coding sequence ATGCCTAAGCGAAATGATATCCGGAAGGTTCTCGTCATTGGCTCGGGCCCGATCGTCATCGGGCAGGCGAGTGAGTTCGACTATTCAGGGACCCAGGCCATCAAGGCGCTGCGAGAGGAGGGCGTCGAAGTCGTCCTGCTCAACAGCAATCCGGCCACGGTGATGACCGACCCGGAGTTCGCTCACCGCACGTACATCGAACCCATCACCGTCGAGGTCGCCGAGCGCATCCTCGCCCAGGAGCGTCCGGACTCGGTGCTGCCCACCATGGGCGGGCAGACGGCGCTCAACCTGGCCAAGGCGCTCGCCGAGCAGGGCATCCTGGAGAAGTACGGGGTGCGGCTCATCGGCGCGTCGCTCGAGGCCATCAACAAGGCCGAGGACCGGCAGCTCTTCAAGGCGGCCATGCAGAAGATCGGCGTGGCGCTGCCCCGGAGCGGCTACGCGACGAACATGCAGGAGGCGCTCGCCCTCATCGACGACATCGGCTTCCCCACCATCATCCGCCCCTCCTTCACCCTGGGCGGCACCGGCGGTGGCATCGCCTACAACCGCGAGGAGTTCGAGTCCATCTGCCGCTCGGGCCTCAAGGCGAGCCCCACCTCCACCATCCTCGTCGAGGAGAGCGTGCTCGGCTGGAAGGAGTACGAGCTGGAGGTGGTGCGTGACTCGGCCGACAACGTCATCATCATCTGCTCCATCGAGAACCTGGACCCCATGGGCGTGCACACGGGGGATTCCATCACCGTGGCCCCGGCGCAGACGCTCACGGACCGCGAGTACCAGCGGCTGCGCGAGGCGTCCTTGCGCATCATCCGGGAGATCGGCGTCGACACGGGCGGCAGCAACATCCAGTTCGGCGTCAACCCGCGTGATGGGCGCATCGTGGTCATCGAGATGAACCCGCGCGTGTCGCGCTCCAGCGCGCTCGCCTCCAAGGCCACGGGCTACCCCATCGCCAAGGTGGCCGCGAAGCTGGCCCTGGGCTACACGCTGGACGAGCTGCGCAACGACATCACCCGCGACACCCCCGCCTCCTTCGAGCCCACGCTCGACTACGTGGTGGTGAAGATTCCCCGCTTCAACTTCGAGAAGTTCCCCCACGCCGACCGCACCCTCACCACCAGCATGCGCGCGGTGGGTGAGGTGATGGCCATGGGCCGCACCTTCCGCGAGGCCTACCTCAAGGCCATGCGCTCCATGGAGACGGGCCACACGGGCCTCGAGGCGCCCGAGCTGCCCACGGACAAGGATGAGCGGCGCAAGGTGCTGCGCGACTACGTGCGCGTGGCCCGCCCCGAGCGTCCCCGCTACGTGGCCCAGGCCTTCCGCGAGGGCATGAGCGTGGAGGAGGTCCACGAGCTGTCCGCGATCGATCCCTGGTTCCTGCGCCACATCCAGGGTCTGGTGCAGGAGGCCCAGGCCATCCAGGACATCGGCAAGCTGGACGCGCTGCCGGACGACGTGTTGCGCGCGGCGAAGATGGATGGGTTCTCCGACAAGTACCTCGCCCAATTGCTCGGGTGCACCGAGGCGGAGGTGCGCGCGCGCCGGCACGCCAAGGGCATCCGGCCCGTGTACAAGCGCGTGGACACCTGCGCCGCCGAGTTCGAGGCGTACACGCCCTACCTGTACTCCACCTACGAGGAGGAGGACGAGGCGCCCCCCACGGCGCGCCAGAAGGTGCTCATCCTGGGCAGTGGCCCCATCCGCATCGGCCAGGGCATCGAGTTCGACTACTGCTGCGTGCACGCGGCCTTCGCGCTGCGCGAGGCCGGGTACGAAACGGTGATGGTCAACTGCAACCCGGAGACGGTGTCCACCGACTACGACACGTCGGACCGGCTGTACTTCGAGCCGCTCACCATCGAGGACGTGCTCGAGGTGTCCCAGCGCGAGAAGCCCGTGGGCGCCATCGTCCAGTTCGGCGGCCAGACGCCGCTGCGCCTGTCGGTGCCCCTGGAGAAGGCGGGCCTGCCCATCCTCGGCACCTCCCCGGACGCCATCGACCGGGCCGAGGACCGCGAGCGCTTCGCCCAGCTGATTGAAAAACTGGGCCTCTCCCAGCCGGAGAACGGCGTGGCGCGCAGCCACGAGGAGGCCTACCGCGTGGCCCAGCGCATCGGCTACCCGGTCATGGTGCGGCCCTCCTACGTGCTCGGCGGCCGGGCCATGGAAGTGGTGTACGACCAGCAGAGCCTCGAGCGCTACATGCGCGAGGCGGTGAGCGCATCGCCCGAGCACCCCGTGCTCATCGATCGCTTCCTCAAGGAAGCCATCGAGGTGGACCTGGATCTGGTGGCGGACCGCACGGGCGCGGTGCTGGTGGGCGGCGTGCTGGAGCACGTGGAGGAGGCGGGCGTGCACTCGGGAGACGCCGCGTGCACGCTGCCGCCGCACTCGCTGTCGCCGGACCTGGTGGAGCGCATGAAGGATCAGGCCATTGCCCTGGCGAAGGAGCTGGGCGTGGTGGGCCTGATGAACGTGCAGTTCGCCATCCAGGGCAAGAAGATCTACGTGCTGGAGGTGAACCCGCGCGCCAGCCGCACGGTGCCCTTCATCTCCAAGGCCACGGGCATGCCGCTGGCGAAGATCGCCTCGCTGTGCATGGTGGGCAAGACGCTCGCGGAGCTGGGCGCCACGCGTGAGCCCGAGTTCCGGCACGTGGCCGTCAAGGAGTCCGTGTTCCCCTTCGCGCGCTTCGCCGGCGTGGACGTCATCCTCGGCCCGGAGATGAAGTCCACGGGCGAGGTGATGGGCATCGCCGCGGACTTCCCCTCGGCGTTCGCCAAGAGCCAGCAGGCCGCGGGCGTGAAGCTGCCCCGGAGCGGGAAGATCTTCATCTCGGTGCGCAACGACGACAAGCCGGCGGTGGTGGACCTGGCTCGGCGCCTGCGCGCGCTCGGCTTCAAGCTGGTGACCACGGGCGGCACCCACGAGTACCTGGCGAGCAAGGGTATTGAAACGGAGAAGGTGCTCAAGGTGGCCGAGGGCCGTCCGCACATCGTGGACAAGATCGTCGACGGGGAGATCGTGCTCGTCATCAACACCACGTTCGGCAAGCAGGAGATCGCCGACAGCTTCTCCATCCGCCGCGAGGCGTTGATGCACAGCGTGCCGTACTTCACGACCGTGCAGGCGGCCCGCATGGCCGTGGGCGCCATGGAGTCGTTGATCCACACCGAGCAGAGCGTCAAGCCGCTCCAGGACTACCTCGGCGCGAACGCGAAGTAG
- a CDS encoding pyridoxal phosphate-dependent aminotransferase: MNLANRLKAIKPSPTLALNAKAKALVAQGVDVVSFAAGEPDFDTPDFIKQAAIDALSKGFTKYTPTAGIPELREAICAKLERDNHLKFAPEQVLVSVGAKHSLYNIFQALLNEGDEVIILSPYWVSYPDMVQLAGGKPVIIETREEDGFAPDPEAIRKALSPRTKALIINSPSNPSGVVLSRDTLTKIADAVRGHECLLVSDDIYEKLLYTGEFANIGNVAPDLVPRLVVVNGMSKAFSMTGWRLGYTAGPKWLIAGMQMIQDQSTSNPSSFSQKAAVAALKGPESIFEPMVKEFRARRDMVVELLNSFDGVRCRAPEGAFYVLPNISGLYGRSYKGTPLQGSLQVSDILLNDFRIAAVPGAPFGVDANIRLSFATSREQLSKGLERFREFTASVR, from the coding sequence ATGAACCTCGCGAACCGGCTCAAGGCCATCAAACCGTCCCCCACGCTCGCCCTCAACGCGAAGGCCAAGGCGCTGGTGGCCCAGGGCGTGGACGTGGTGAGCTTCGCCGCGGGCGAGCCCGACTTCGACACGCCCGACTTCATCAAGCAGGCGGCGATCGATGCCCTGAGCAAGGGCTTCACCAAGTACACGCCCACCGCGGGCATCCCCGAGCTGCGCGAGGCCATCTGCGCCAAGCTCGAGCGCGACAACCACCTCAAGTTCGCACCGGAGCAGGTGCTGGTGTCGGTGGGCGCCAAGCACTCGCTCTACAACATCTTCCAGGCGCTCCTGAACGAGGGGGACGAGGTCATCATCCTGTCGCCCTACTGGGTGAGCTACCCGGACATGGTGCAGCTCGCCGGGGGCAAGCCCGTCATCATCGAGACGCGCGAGGAGGACGGCTTCGCGCCGGACCCCGAGGCCATCCGCAAGGCGCTCTCGCCGCGCACCAAGGCGCTCATCATCAACAGCCCGAGCAACCCCTCGGGCGTGGTGTTGTCGCGCGACACGCTCACGAAGATCGCCGACGCGGTGCGCGGGCATGAGTGCCTGCTGGTGAGCGACGACATCTACGAGAAGCTGCTCTACACGGGCGAGTTCGCCAACATCGGCAACGTGGCGCCGGATCTGGTGCCGCGCCTGGTCGTCGTCAACGGCATGAGCAAGGCGTTCTCCATGACGGGCTGGCGCCTGGGGTACACGGCGGGGCCCAAGTGGCTCATCGCCGGCATGCAGATGATCCAGGATCAGTCCACGTCCAACCCCTCGTCCTTCTCGCAGAAGGCCGCGGTGGCGGCGCTCAAGGGGCCCGAGTCCATCTTCGAGCCCATGGTGAAGGAGTTCCGGGCGCGGCGGGACATGGTGGTGGAGCTGCTCAACTCGTTCGACGGCGTGCGCTGCCGCGCGCCCGAGGGCGCCTTCTACGTGCTGCCCAACATCTCGGGCCTGTATGGGCGCTCGTACAAGGGCACGCCGCTGCAGGGCTCGCTCCAGGTGTCGGACATCCTCCTCAACGACTTCCGGATCGCCGCCGTGCCGGGCGCGCCCTTCGGCGTGGACGCGAACATCCGCCTGAGCTTCGCCACCTCGCGCGAGCAGCTCAGCAAGGGCCTGGAGCGCTTCCGGGAGTTCACCGCCTCCGTGCGCTGA
- the coaD gene encoding pantetheine-phosphate adenylyltransferase has product MRIAIYPGSFDPLTNGHLSIIHRALQMFDRVIVAVAVNPKKTPLFTEEERKALIREACPDPRVEVDAFHGLLVEYAKARGVNVLLRGLRAVSDFEYEFQLANMNRKLAPGVETVFMMTGEDYFYVSSNLVREVALFGGDVEGLVPPGVFQALRAKYTKK; this is encoded by the coding sequence ATGCGTATCGCCATCTATCCAGGCTCGTTCGATCCACTGACCAACGGGCATTTGAGCATCATCCATCGCGCGCTGCAGATGTTCGATCGGGTGATCGTCGCCGTGGCAGTGAACCCGAAGAAGACACCGCTGTTCACCGAGGAGGAACGCAAGGCGCTCATCCGCGAGGCCTGTCCGGACCCGCGCGTGGAGGTGGATGCCTTCCATGGCCTGCTGGTGGAGTACGCCAAGGCGCGTGGGGTGAACGTGCTCTTGCGCGGCCTGCGGGCCGTGTCGGACTTCGAATACGAGTTCCAGCTCGCGAACATGAACCGCAAGCTCGCCCCCGGCGTGGAGACGGTCTTCATGATGACGGGCGAGGACTATTTCTACGTGTCGTCGAACCTGGTGCGCGAGGTGGCGCTGTTCGGCGGAGACGTGGAGGGGCTGGTGCCTCCCGGGGTCTTCCAGGCCCTGCGCGCCAAGTACACGAAGAAGTAG
- the rsmD gene encoding 16S rRNA (guanine(966)-N(2))-methyltransferase RsmD has protein sequence MRIVAGSAKGRALAGPKATSRHIRPTADRVRETLFNVLGQWLEGQRVLDLYAGTGALGLEAVSRGAEGVVLVDSDREALSLCRANTDTLGFGARVEVLAQPVARALETLGRRGDRFQLIFADPPYAARVVETVLEGLSAHQLLADGGTVVIEHDKREPAPEAHAGFTQVDQRRFGDTLVSLFRIA, from the coding sequence ATGCGGATAGTTGCGGGCAGTGCGAAGGGACGGGCCCTGGCGGGCCCCAAGGCGACCTCCAGGCATATCCGCCCCACGGCGGATCGCGTGCGCGAGACGCTCTTCAACGTGCTCGGCCAGTGGTTGGAAGGGCAGCGGGTGTTGGACCTGTACGCCGGGACGGGGGCGCTGGGACTGGAGGCCGTGTCGCGCGGGGCCGAGGGCGTGGTGCTGGTGGACTCGGACCGCGAGGCCCTGTCGTTGTGCCGCGCGAACACCGACACCCTGGGCTTCGGGGCCCGGGTGGAGGTGCTCGCCCAGCCCGTGGCGCGGGCCCTGGAGACACTCGGCCGCAGGGGAGACCGCTTCCAGCTCATCTTCGCCGACCCGCCCTATGCGGCGCGCGTGGTGGAGACGGTGCTGGAGGGACTCTCGGCCCACCAACTACTCGCCGACGGGGGCACCGTGGTCATCGAGCACGACAAGCGCGAGCCCGCCCCCGAGGCCCACGCGGGCTTCACCCAGGTGGATCAGCGACGCTTCGGCGACACCTTGGTGAGCTTGTTCCGCATTGCTTGA
- a CDS encoding imm11 family protein, with amino-acid sequence MSIKSRHYDMRGDVHVPGRWYIQGPLDTQGNRIIPWELEQGRPVHLEGMPLLSVRYPGLALDYTESASATIVSRRFVCLCERLGIQSEVQFIPARVDGQAEPYFILNALRIIRCVDEARCEEIAFWEPRHGDPERVGHYRNVAGLKIDPTKVEDANIFRPWGWTVVLIVSERVKLAIEKEGLTGAKFIEV; translated from the coding sequence ATGAGCATAAAATCTAGACATTACGACATGCGGGGTGATGTGCATGTTCCGGGGCGATGGTACATCCAAGGCCCCCTCGATACTCAGGGGAACAGAATCATTCCTTGGGAACTCGAACAAGGGAGGCCTGTACATCTGGAAGGCATGCCACTCCTGTCTGTGCGCTACCCCGGGCTAGCGCTCGATTATACGGAGTCAGCGTCTGCAACTATTGTGAGTCGTCGTTTTGTCTGCCTTTGCGAACGGTTGGGAATTCAGAGCGAGGTACAGTTCATCCCGGCACGGGTGGATGGCCAGGCGGAACCGTACTTCATCCTCAATGCGCTCCGCATCATCCGGTGCGTTGATGAGGCTCGATGCGAAGAAATTGCCTTCTGGGAGCCCAGGCACGGGGATCCCGAAAGGGTAGGTCACTACCGTAACGTCGCCGGTCTGAAGATTGATCCAACGAAAGTGGAAGACGCCAATATCTTCCGTCCATGGGGCTGGACGGTGGTGCTGATCGTCTCCGAGCGCGTCAAACTGGCCATAGAGAAAGAAGGCCTCACCGGCGCCAAGTTCATCGAAGTGTAG
- a CDS encoding AHH domain-containing protein, whose protein sequence is MRQLVTQALCLLLIPMLARGAPPGRGALEPVEAREYDGGWGRKGVQLIFKRLSPDEDEAPLTREDGRAIREAFEAKYGKKEPLPPPRYPGGTWVASVGTRLVSTAAPEWQETIRKDYEELFGKGPSTLVLPANLENSRFFQALRLSPQYMGEGAREAAEELFNSPAFIVSLTVSMGLYLWALVAPEPLLSKGFVAAVTIWLLVTYGATEIMNVAMAVKQLYQEAEAARNFEQLDKAAQNFGPKIGGTALRVLVTIALGRLAGKLPQVPKAPGGGGLWARLGTPRYALTRNVTLQGAPVMQGAGAQVAVVVGEAAAAETSVANGTVLLMGALLGTEASAVKAAIKAARTTGGCREDNSKGDAPEHHVATNKNDIAEVRGGPWTPQFELLFEQAGMSLNDPANRLFVIDHKGPHPEEYHQKVYNRLRAALRKCGTTIECKANLTEALNELASEICKPGSALNNLVTKKP, encoded by the coding sequence ATGCGTCAGCTCGTCACCCAGGCCCTGTGTCTGCTGCTGATACCAATGTTGGCTCGAGGCGCCCCGCCCGGCCGGGGGGCACTCGAGCCCGTTGAGGCGCGCGAGTACGACGGCGGCTGGGGGCGCAAGGGGGTCCAGCTCATCTTCAAGAGGCTCTCGCCCGACGAGGACGAGGCACCGCTGACCCGGGAGGACGGGCGGGCCATCCGTGAAGCCTTCGAAGCGAAATACGGCAAGAAGGAGCCACTGCCTCCGCCACGGTACCCAGGGGGGACATGGGTCGCGAGTGTGGGGACACGACTGGTCAGCACTGCCGCTCCAGAGTGGCAGGAGACGATTCGCAAGGACTATGAAGAGCTTTTCGGGAAGGGGCCGTCTACCCTCGTGTTGCCAGCCAACCTGGAAAACAGCCGCTTCTTCCAGGCGCTGAGGCTCTCCCCTCAGTATATGGGAGAGGGCGCGCGCGAGGCGGCCGAGGAGCTGTTCAACTCACCCGCATTCATTGTATCCCTGACTGTTTCCATGGGTTTGTATCTCTGGGCTCTTGTGGCACCCGAGCCCCTTCTGAGCAAGGGGTTCGTGGCGGCTGTCACGATATGGCTCTTGGTCACGTATGGCGCCACGGAAATCATGAACGTGGCGATGGCGGTCAAGCAGCTGTACCAGGAGGCCGAGGCGGCGCGGAACTTCGAGCAGCTGGACAAGGCCGCCCAGAACTTTGGCCCGAAGATTGGCGGCACGGCTCTGAGAGTCCTTGTGACGATAGCTCTGGGGCGGTTGGCGGGGAAACTGCCGCAGGTGCCCAAGGCGCCGGGTGGAGGTGGGTTGTGGGCAAGGCTCGGCACGCCCCGGTACGCCCTGACGAGAAATGTCACGCTGCAGGGTGCACCGGTCATGCAGGGGGCCGGTGCGCAGGTGGCGGTGGTGGTCGGAGAGGCAGCGGCTGCAGAGACCTCTGTGGCGAACGGGACGGTGCTGCTCATGGGGGCGCTGTTGGGCACTGAGGCCTCCGCAGTCAAGGCAGCCATCAAGGCCGCTCGGACAACGGGGGGCTGCCGAGAGGACAACAGCAAGGGCGACGCTCCGGAACATCACGTGGCGACCAACAAGAATGACATCGCCGAGGTCAGAGGTGGCCCTTGGACTCCACAGTTTGAGCTTCTCTTCGAGCAAGCCGGCATGAGTCTCAACGATCCAGCGAATAGGCTCTTTGTCATCGACCACAAAGGTCCTCATCCCGAGGAGTACCACCAGAAGGTTTACAACAGGCTGAGAGCTGCACTCAGGAAATGTGGGACAACGATCGAATGTAAGGCGAATTTGACCGAGGCGCTCAACGAGCTCGCGAGCGAGATCTGCAAGCCAGGATCGGCTCTCAACAACCTCGTCACAAAGAAACCATGA
- a CDS encoding DUF2019 domain-containing protein, whose product MTSEELVEQFALNVAAQTEAIWRGDSRTGNKHARKYGAAVDKLFAHGDAGRDALLVLLKHERMDVRVMAAAHLLRYRTAEAKAVLEEAAKGQGLVPFEAGQALKRWEEGTWALDPG is encoded by the coding sequence ATGACATCGGAGGAACTGGTTGAGCAATTCGCCCTGAACGTGGCCGCGCAGACCGAAGCCATCTGGCGGGGAGACTCCAGGACTGGGAACAAGCACGCCAGGAAATACGGTGCCGCAGTCGATAAGCTCTTCGCCCATGGTGATGCCGGGCGTGATGCGCTCCTCGTGCTGCTCAAGCATGAACGCATGGACGTGCGCGTCATGGCCGCCGCGCATCTGCTCCGCTATCGGACCGCCGAGGCCAAAGCGGTTCTGGAGGAAGCCGCCAAGGGCCAAGGTCTGGTGCCCTTCGAAGCCGGGCAAGCACTCAAGCGATGGGAAGAAGGTACCTGGGCCCTCGATCCCGGGTAG
- a CDS encoding 2'-5' RNA ligase family protein — protein sequence MEPLIVTLKLDADTFARFDRLRREHFPTKLNHLSAHLTLFHHLPGEERGRVEADLRAVAPTAAVELQVTGLCSLGRGVAFELASPPLNSLRAELARRWPHWLTPQDRQGFRPHVTVQNKVTPEEARALKALLTADFSPFTARGEGFQLWRYLNGPWALEAEVPFLIHPV from the coding sequence ATGGAGCCACTCATCGTGACCTTGAAGCTCGACGCGGACACCTTCGCCCGCTTCGACCGCCTGCGCCGGGAGCACTTCCCGACGAAGCTCAACCACCTCTCCGCGCACCTGACACTGTTCCACCACCTGCCCGGAGAGGAGCGGGGCAGGGTAGAGGCGGACCTGCGCGCGGTGGCGCCCACGGCCGCGGTGGAGTTGCAGGTGACGGGCCTGTGCTCGCTGGGGCGCGGGGTGGCGTTCGAGTTGGCCTCGCCGCCATTGAATTCCTTGCGCGCGGAGCTGGCCCGGCGATGGCCGCATTGGCTGACGCCCCAGGATCGGCAGGGATTCCGCCCGCACGTGACGGTGCAGAACAAGGTCACTCCAGAGGAGGCCCGTGCCTTGAAGGCCTTGCTGACGGCGGACTTCTCGCCCTTCACGGCGCGAGGCGAGGGCTTTCAATTGTGGCGCTACCTGAACGGGCCCTGGGCATTGGAAGCCGAAGTGCCATTCCTTATCCATCCTGTTTGA
- a CDS encoding STT3 domain-containing protein, which produces MLPPRHFPSRRALAFGFVWFSLLALAACARLADVRNVFAGEHVELVATDSHYYVRFAHLQQAAFPRFAPFDPYINAPTGASIIWPPLHTWLVALFVWLGPEVPERAAAWVDPLLSLCGLGLLSLLVRRWRGEAVALGVLALLALVPAAVEAGALGNADHHVHEPFLAALCALLLGQALKTRGVALGAVTGAVLGLAPLLTTSGFVLLPGLAASLPVAAWLQRERVGAGVGRVGLALGLGTAGVLALGVVLFGEPRSLAYHGLTAFSPLFALGLWCGASGLALLLERRGGGWLSLGLAVPCAVPLLPELTRAWHHLRLGDPLLAVVMESTPLWKDPEFAGQLLGPVLVLLPVGLVAASARAWKERDASAAPMVLGALSLGAAALLQARFSQPLMGCAALCIAVGWEGLWRGAAPRVRRVSAGALGLAGLPLLAGALPHPRQPDASPIARVRSTMEWMREHTPAPSPPWDASVRPAWSVIAPYDMGHLLVLWAERPAVATPFSQVPVHQEANARASAVLGATSEEEAYALARASSARYLLLTPMDGVLGRPEVKLSDTLAFWLREHAGLATGARAASTRFRLVHDSAESRRLHPDLPHARVFEVVPGAVLRGRCAPGASVTASLELETGRGGLLRYEPHTTASPEGGFTLRVAYPTDRGTRESDVLARDAYRVQCEGGGGTARVSERAVREGQAVEVGA; this is translated from the coding sequence ATGCTCCCTCCCCGACACTTCCCCTCCAGACGCGCCCTGGCTTTCGGGTTCGTCTGGTTCTCGCTGCTCGCGCTGGCCGCCTGCGCCCGGCTCGCGGACGTGCGCAACGTCTTCGCGGGGGAGCACGTGGAGCTGGTCGCCACGGACTCGCACTACTACGTGCGCTTCGCCCACCTCCAACAGGCCGCCTTCCCCCGTTTCGCGCCCTTCGATCCGTACATCAACGCCCCCACCGGCGCGTCCATCATCTGGCCTCCCCTGCACACCTGGCTCGTGGCCCTCTTCGTGTGGCTCGGCCCCGAGGTGCCCGAGCGCGCCGCCGCCTGGGTGGATCCGCTGCTCTCGCTCTGCGGGTTGGGCCTGCTGTCACTCCTCGTGAGGCGCTGGCGCGGCGAGGCCGTCGCCCTCGGGGTGCTCGCCCTGCTGGCCCTGGTGCCGGCGGCGGTGGAGGCGGGGGCGCTCGGCAACGCGGACCACCATGTCCACGAGCCCTTCCTCGCCGCCCTCTGCGCGCTGCTGCTCGGCCAGGCATTGAAGACGCGCGGTGTCGCGCTCGGTGCCGTCACGGGCGCGGTGCTGGGGCTCGCGCCGCTGCTGACCACCAGCGGCTTCGTCCTGCTGCCGGGCCTCGCCGCCTCGCTCCCCGTCGCCGCGTGGCTCCAGCGCGAGCGGGTGGGGGCGGGCGTGGGGCGGGTGGGGCTCGCCCTGGGCCTGGGGACCGCCGGAGTGCTGGCCCTGGGCGTGGTGCTGTTCGGCGAGCCCCGGTCGCTCGCCTACCACGGCCTCACCGCCTTCTCGCCCCTGTTCGCCCTGGGGCTGTGGTGCGGGGCCTCGGGACTGGCCCTGCTCCTGGAGCGCCGCGGCGGCGGGTGGCTGTCGCTCGGCCTCGCCGTGCCGTGTGCCGTGCCGCTGCTGCCGGAGCTGACACGGGCCTGGCATCACCTGCGGTTGGGGGATCCGCTCCTCGCCGTCGTCATGGAGTCCACGCCGCTGTGGAAGGATCCGGAGTTCGCCGGGCAGTTGCTTGGCCCGGTGCTGGTGCTGCTGCCGGTGGGGCTCGTCGCCGCGAGCGCGCGGGCATGGAAGGAGCGGGACGCGAGCGCCGCGCCCATGGTGCTCGGCGCGCTCTCGCTCGGTGCCGCCGCGCTGCTCCAGGCCCGCTTCTCCCAACCGCTGATGGGGTGCGCGGCCCTGTGCATCGCCGTGGGGTGGGAGGGCCTGTGGCGCGGCGCGGCCCCTCGTGTCCGGCGCGTCTCGGCCGGGGCCCTGGGGCTCGCGGGACTGCCCCTGCTCGCCGGGGCCCTGCCGCACCCGAGACAACCCGACGCCAGTCCCATCGCCCGCGTGCGCTCCACGATGGAGTGGATGCGCGAGCACACGCCCGCGCCCTCGCCGCCATGGGACGCGAGTGTCCGCCCGGCCTGGAGCGTCATCGCGCCCTATGACATGGGGCACCTGCTGGTGCTGTGGGCCGAGCGCCCCGCGGTGGCCACGCCCTTCTCCCAGGTGCCGGTGCACCAGGAGGCCAACGCCCGGGCCAGCGCGGTGCTTGGCGCGACGTCCGAGGAGGAGGCCTATGCGCTCGCGCGGGCGTCGTCCGCGCGCTACCTGCTGCTCACTCCCATGGATGGGGTGCTGGGACGCCCCGAGGTGAAGCTGTCCGACACGCTCGCCTTCTGGCTGCGGGAGCACGCGGGGCTCGCCACGGGAGCGCGGGCCGCGAGCACGCGCTTCCGCCTCGTGCATGACTCGGCCGAGTCGCGCCGCCTGCATCCGGATCTGCCCCATGCCCGCGTGTTCGAGGTCGTGCCCGGAGCGGTGCTGCGCGGCCGGTGCGCACCCGGCGCGTCCGTGACGGCCTCGTTGGAGCTGGAGACGGGGAGGGGAGGGCTGCTCCGGTACGAGCCCCATACCACCGCGAGTCCAGAGGGCGGCTTCACGCTGCGCGTGGCCTATCCAACGGACCGGGGCACCCGCGAGTCGGATGTGCTCGCCCGGGACGCGTACCGCGTCCAATGTGAGGGAGGCGGAGGCACCGCCCGGGTGTCCGAGCGGGCCGTGCGTGAGGGACAGGCGGTGGAAGTAGGGGCGTGA